From a single Anabas testudineus chromosome 5, fAnaTes1.2, whole genome shotgun sequence genomic region:
- the LOC113153380 gene encoding coiled-coil domain-containing protein 89-like — protein MSSTKKISIVKRNCSNDCSSITPVPLCSGNMEAEDSSKNKSKELNEDPARPGPNQDSQHAPNLKKARKQAKKQNKELASQNAALKEQMAAKELSWEQEKRKLMKALESARAKKVQEKEKEIRSLQNALREQEMETQRVTQYWKGEYDRVTAFWKEENDRITLTWENETKAVKDASKKNLMALNAEWEERWRVREEELVAQIKTLQEETDKKVSQVILEKDDLITKITQEKTSFEEQCAESSAKLKEKEQELLQSQAEMNRKAEQSLQDLNRQKHRFAQERTQLIAKGKNDRKSLCDELNETSAKLIQKEAEIAQKQSMWLAKFKSLQDQLKFEVAERKRGFVRLQELEKKRREGENEWLHKVSQMEENIELLTQRNNDLQALAQMTAKQKAKIEKERNTVIIIYATCASPAVTKVYSTPPFFPNTFKIPLSSHHI, from the exons ATGAGTTCTACCAAGAAGATTTCAATCGTAAAACGAAACTGCAGCAACGACTGTAGCAGTATTACTCCAGTACCGCTTTGTTCGGGAAACATGGAAGCAGAGGACAGCTCCAAAAACAAG tcaaAAGAGCTGAATGAAGACCCTGCTCGACCTGGCCCAAACCAGGACAGCCAGCATGCACCCAACCTTAAAAAAGCCCGAAAgcaagcaaagaaacaaaacaaggaacTGGCCTCACAAAATGCTGCCCTGAAGGAGCAGATGGCCGCCAAGGAGCTGAGTTgggagcaggagaagagaaaactgatGAAGGCTCTAGAGTCAGCAAGAGCCAAAAAAGtccaggagaaagagaaagagatccGCTCCCTTCAGAACGCTCTCCGTGAACAGGAGATGGAGACACAAAGGGTCACGCAATACTGGAAGGGAGAGTACGACCGGGTCACTGCCTTCTGGAAAGAAGAGAACGACAGGATCACACTGACCTGGGAGAATGAGACTAAAGCCGTCAAAGACGCCTCCAAGAAAAATTTGATGGCCTTGAATGCAGAGTGGGAGGAACGCTGGCGTGTAAGAGAGGAGGAGCTCGTCGCCCAGATCAAAACTCTGCAGGAGGAGACGGACAAGAAAGTGAGCCAGGTCATCCTGGAAAAGGATGATCTGATCACTAAAATAACTCAGGAAAAGACGTCCTTTGAAGAACAGTGTGCAGAGAGCTCAGCcaagctgaaagaaaaagaacaagagctCCTCCAGAGCCAGGCTGAGATGAACAGGAAAGCAGAGCAAAGTCTGCAGGACCTCAACAGGCAGAAACACCGGTTCGCCCAGGAAAGGACGCAGCTGATCGCAAAAGGAAAGAATGATAGGAAGTCTCTTTGCGACGAGCTGAATGAGACCTCAGCCAAACTGATCCAAAAAGAAGCGGAAATCGCCCAGAAACAGTCCATGTGGCTGGCCAAATTCAAAAGTCTGCAAGATCAGCTGAAATTTGAGGTGGCTGAGAGGAAGCGAGGTTTTGTGAGGCTTCAAGAGCTGGAAAAAAAGCGCAGAGAGGGCGAGAATGAGTGGCTCCACAAAGTCAGCCAAATGGAGGAGAACATCGAGCTCCTGACTCAAAGGAACAATGACCTTCAG GCGCTCGCCCAAATGACTGCTAAGCAGAAGGCAAAGATCGAAAAAGAG AGGAATACAGTCATCATTATTTATGCCACCTGTGCTTCTCCTGCTGTGACGAAGGTCTACTCCACTCCCCCATTTTTCCCTAACACATTCAAGATACCTTTGTCAAGCCACCATATCTAA